In the genome of Photobacterium sp. TLY01, one region contains:
- a CDS encoding sodium:proton antiporter — MTGYESIPSLVIFAVLGWVALNTIFFFSHRWRLFSDITWILLLGLTYGAVSAMPDSNLPDLVLEPHVVLYLFVPLLVFSSTQCICLFHFRHVLLPASLAGSLGILISMLVIATAIHWLLEVPLMPALLFGVIISATDPLAISALFKDNQSVTENQKLLIEGESILNDGFVVTVASILSLVIFSGVEFDLASSSLSLVSHVVGALVVGVVLGRGARWLLTLLHERHYTLTTNITLALAYGSFVLAEELHFSGILAVFAAALAYGYKPYQDDANHLAHQEIWEYLDYVANALLFFLLGSSVFTLLSLEMLSAVNILLSILLLFSARLISLWLILPALRIESEKLSRLDFWLLNFSGARGAVSIALILMLPADFSYKPLFLTMAISMVLFSLIVYPVITKRILAQTNSTKESAS, encoded by the coding sequence GTGACTGGTTATGAATCAATTCCCTCACTTGTCATTTTCGCCGTACTGGGCTGGGTTGCCCTGAACACCATTTTTTTCTTCTCTCACCGCTGGCGGCTGTTTTCAGACATTACCTGGATCCTCTTGCTGGGACTGACCTACGGCGCAGTTTCCGCAATGCCAGATTCCAACTTGCCGGATCTGGTGCTGGAGCCCCATGTTGTGCTGTATCTTTTCGTGCCGCTGCTGGTGTTTTCATCCACCCAATGTATTTGCCTGTTTCATTTCAGACATGTGCTGCTCCCAGCGTCACTGGCCGGCTCTCTAGGGATATTGATCAGCATGCTGGTGATCGCGACCGCCATTCACTGGCTGCTCGAAGTTCCCCTTATGCCGGCTCTGCTGTTTGGGGTCATCATCTCTGCCACAGACCCACTGGCAATCAGCGCCTTATTCAAAGATAACCAAAGCGTGACCGAAAATCAGAAACTGCTGATTGAGGGAGAATCCATACTGAACGATGGCTTTGTGGTCACTGTGGCCAGTATTCTTTCATTGGTCATTTTCAGCGGTGTGGAATTTGATTTGGCAAGCAGCAGCCTGAGCTTGGTGTCACATGTCGTGGGGGCTTTGGTGGTCGGTGTCGTCCTGGGACGCGGGGCTCGCTGGCTGCTGACGTTGCTTCATGAGCGGCATTACACCTTAACAACCAATATCACGCTGGCTTTGGCGTATGGCAGTTTTGTGTTGGCGGAAGAGTTGCATTTTTCAGGGATTCTTGCCGTATTTGCCGCGGCACTGGCATACGGTTACAAGCCCTATCAGGATGATGCCAATCACCTGGCACACCAGGAGATCTGGGAATATCTGGATTATGTCGCCAACGCACTGCTTTTCTTTCTGCTGGGTTCCAGCGTGTTTACCCTCTTGTCTCTCGAGATGCTGTCCGCCGTGAACATCCTGTTATCCATACTACTGCTTTTTTCAGCACGGCTTATTTCGCTTTGGCTGATATTGCCAGCCCTGCGTATCGAGTCGGAAAAGCTGTCGCGGCTTGACTTCTGGCTGCTGAATTTCTCGGGCGCACGTGGCGCAGTATCCATTGCCCTGATCCTGATGCTGCCGGCAGATTTCAGTTACAAGCCTTTGTTTCTGACGATGGCAATCAGTATGGTTCTGTTTTCCCTGATTGTTTATCCGGTCATCACCAAGCGCATACTGGCACAAACGAATAGCACCAAAGAGTCGGCTTCTTAA
- a CDS encoding efflux RND transporter permease subunit: MKQDIATYFIKNKVISWMLTLIFLIGGTMAFLELGRLEDPEFTIKDAMVVTSYPGATAQQVEEEVTYPIEKAIGQLPYVDEVNSISSRDLSQITVTMKNNYGPDDLPQIWDELRRKVNDLKPSLPPGVGVPKVVDDFGDVYGILLAVTGDGYTYRELNDYVDYLRRELELVNGVGKVQVTGTQQEQVFIEISMQRLSNLGISPDTIYGTLQQQNLVTSSGAIRVGDEYIRVQTTGEFQNADALGDLIIKDSGSQGLIYLRDVATIERGFKEVPDNLVSYNGKQALNLGISFVSGINVVEGGKRVMKRLAELKGQQPVGIDIGVVYSQPTEVDKSVSGFVVSLGQAVAIVIVVLLFFMGLRSGLLIGLILLLTVLATFVFMKWMAIDLQRISLGALVIALGMLVDNAIVVVEGILIGLQKGRTRLQAASDIVTQTKWPLLGATVIAVMAFAPIGLSQDSTGEYTRTLFTVLLISLMLSWFTAISLTPFFADLFFKSQKVAESAEENDDPYKGKFFVLYRQFLELCMRRAWLTVISLVVMLGVSLYGFTLIKQSFFPASTSPMFMVDIWLPEGTDIRATNDVLKQMQQQIEQNDSIDYVSTSAGKGSQRFMLTYSPEKSYAAYGELIIRVKQFDDVLPAMSQVQAIIVQGFPNVEYKLKQIMLGPSSGAKIEARLIGPDPTVLRGLAKDVTDIMRADAGTANIRHDWRERTKVLEPVFNESQARRYGITKKDVDDLLQMAFSGLSVGIYREGTTLMPIVARLPEQERVDINTIEGMKIWSPAVQGYVPLQQVISAVNLRWEDPLIARKDRKRVLTVMADPDPLGDETAATVQKRIQPAIEALDLPPGYALEWGGEYESSGDAKASLFSSMPMGYLMMFLITIFLFNKVKEALIVWATVPLAVIGVASGLLLLNTPFGFMALLGFLSLSGMLVKNGIVLLDQIEIEISSGKEKYQAVVDAAVSRVRPVCMAAITTILGMIPLLPDVFFKPMAVTIMFGLGFATILTLIVVPVLYRLFHSVPIPGRQM, from the coding sequence ATGAAACAAGATATAGCCACATACTTTATTAAAAACAAAGTCATCAGTTGGATGCTGACTCTGATCTTTCTGATCGGCGGGACAATGGCATTTCTGGAATTAGGCCGGCTGGAAGATCCTGAGTTTACGATCAAAGACGCCATGGTGGTGACCTCTTACCCTGGTGCGACAGCGCAGCAGGTTGAAGAAGAGGTAACCTATCCGATCGAGAAGGCTATCGGTCAGCTTCCTTATGTCGATGAAGTTAACTCTATTTCAAGCCGCGATTTGTCTCAGATCACAGTGACCATGAAAAACAATTATGGACCGGACGATCTGCCGCAGATCTGGGATGAACTGCGCCGTAAGGTGAATGACCTGAAACCCAGCCTGCCACCCGGTGTCGGGGTGCCCAAAGTAGTGGATGACTTTGGTGATGTATACGGCATTTTACTGGCTGTGACCGGCGATGGTTATACCTATCGTGAACTCAACGATTATGTTGATTATCTTCGCCGGGAGCTCGAACTGGTTAATGGTGTGGGCAAAGTACAGGTCACGGGTACGCAGCAAGAGCAGGTATTTATTGAAATATCTATGCAGCGGCTGAGTAACCTGGGTATCTCACCGGATACAATTTACGGCACCTTGCAGCAGCAAAATCTGGTGACCAGTTCTGGCGCTATTCGCGTCGGGGATGAGTATATTCGCGTTCAGACCACAGGTGAATTTCAGAATGCGGATGCGCTGGGCGATCTGATCATTAAAGATTCCGGCTCTCAGGGGCTGATTTACCTCAGAGATGTCGCCACGATCGAACGCGGGTTTAAGGAAGTTCCGGATAATCTGGTCAGTTATAACGGCAAGCAAGCCCTGAATCTGGGTATCTCTTTTGTTTCCGGTATCAATGTGGTTGAAGGCGGTAAGCGCGTTATGAAGCGTCTTGCTGAACTGAAAGGGCAGCAGCCGGTGGGCATCGATATCGGCGTAGTATACAGCCAGCCGACAGAAGTGGATAAATCGGTCAGCGGCTTTGTAGTGAGCCTGGGCCAGGCCGTTGCGATTGTAATTGTTGTCCTGCTGTTCTTCATGGGATTGCGTTCCGGTCTTCTTATTGGACTGATTCTGCTGTTAACCGTACTTGCCACTTTTGTGTTTATGAAATGGATGGCTATCGACCTGCAGCGCATTTCATTGGGGGCACTGGTAATTGCTTTGGGGATGCTGGTTGACAATGCCATAGTGGTGGTTGAAGGCATACTGATTGGTTTGCAGAAAGGGCGTACACGGCTGCAGGCGGCGTCTGACATCGTCACACAAACCAAATGGCCGCTCCTGGGCGCGACTGTGATTGCTGTCATGGCGTTTGCGCCTATTGGCTTATCGCAGGACTCGACCGGGGAATACACCCGTACTTTGTTTACCGTGCTACTGATTTCTTTAATGCTGAGCTGGTTTACCGCCATTTCCCTGACGCCTTTCTTCGCCGATTTGTTCTTTAAATCGCAAAAAGTGGCTGAAAGTGCAGAAGAGAATGACGACCCTTACAAAGGCAAGTTTTTTGTGTTGTACCGGCAGTTCCTTGAGCTTTGTATGCGACGCGCCTGGCTGACTGTGATATCGCTGGTGGTCATGCTGGGTGTGAGCCTGTACGGTTTTACACTGATTAAGCAATCTTTCTTCCCTGCCTCCACCTCGCCTATGTTCATGGTGGATATCTGGTTGCCTGAAGGCACCGATATCCGGGCAACCAATGATGTGCTGAAACAGATGCAGCAGCAAATTGAGCAAAATGACAGCATTGATTATGTGAGCACCAGTGCGGGTAAAGGCTCACAACGCTTTATGCTGACTTATTCACCCGAAAAAAGTTATGCCGCTTATGGCGAGCTGATTATTCGGGTGAAGCAGTTTGATGATGTGCTGCCGGCTATGTCTCAGGTGCAGGCGATCATTGTTCAGGGCTTCCCGAATGTGGAATACAAGCTCAAGCAAATCATGCTTGGTCCGTCTTCGGGCGCGAAAATCGAAGCCCGGCTGATCGGCCCCGATCCGACGGTACTGCGCGGCCTGGCCAAAGACGTCACTGATATCATGAGGGCTGACGCAGGCACAGCCAACATACGTCACGACTGGCGTGAACGGACGAAAGTGCTTGAGCCGGTGTTCAACGAGAGCCAGGCCCGTCGTTACGGTATTACCAAAAAAGATGTCGATGATCTGCTGCAAATGGCATTTTCTGGTCTCTCTGTGGGGATTTACCGCGAGGGCACTACTCTGATGCCGATTGTTGCCAGACTGCCGGAGCAGGAGCGTGTTGATATCAACACCATTGAAGGGATGAAAATCTGGAGTCCGGCTGTTCAGGGATATGTGCCATTGCAGCAAGTGATCTCAGCCGTCAATCTGCGCTGGGAAGATCCGCTCATCGCACGCAAAGACAGAAAGCGGGTGCTGACAGTGATGGCTGACCCTGATCCGTTGGGCGATGAAACTGCCGCCACGGTGCAAAAGCGAATCCAGCCGGCAATTGAGGCACTGGACCTGCCGCCAGGTTATGCGTTGGAATGGGGCGGCGAGTACGAGTCATCCGGCGATGCGAAAGCGTCGTTGTTCAGCTCAATGCCAATGGGTTATCTGATGATGTTCCTGATCACCATCTTCCTGTTTAACAAGGTGAAAGAGGCGCTGATCGTGTGGGCGACTGTCCCTCTGGCGGTGATCGGGGTAGCATCCGGCTTGCTGTTGCTGAACACCCCGTTTGGCTTTATGGCTTTACTGGGCTTTTTGAGCTTGTCTGGCATGCTGGTGAAAAACGGCATTGTGCTGTTGGATCAGATCGAAATTGAAATCAGCAGTGGTAAAGAAAAATATCAGGCGGTGGTGGATGCCGCAGTCAGCCGGGTTCGTCCTGTCTGTATGGCAGCAATCACGACGATTCTGGGCATGATTCCGCTACTGCCGGATGTGTTCTTTAAGCCAATGGCAGTGACCATTATGTTCGGCCTGGGTTTTGCGACCATACTGACCCTGATTGTGGTCCCTGTGCTGTACCGGCTCTTCCACAGCGTTCCGATACCGGGCCGCCAGATGTAG
- a CDS encoding efflux RND transporter periplasmic adaptor subunit: MISTLLRSAFWGLPLLLTGCGQELPSELKAPPSVSVYRVGLEQSSPILSFPAVAAAADKSVLSFRLAGEVIKVNVKPGEFVKKGQLLAQLDPTDYQLTVNDAQAKFSLADSQYRRSATLVKQGYLAQSQFDELAAQRQIALARLNLAKLRLTFTALHAPFSGVISRVPVEQFENVQVGEAVMNIHSATDVDILIQAPDMIYSKSTASQVQNKRPGTKVILDDGTEYTAYLKEFTTEPDPELGSFKVTLTMPMPQEQFILDGTSVEVKVDGQKIQVYRSDEAVIPLSAVFNEDGDAINPANKFVWVVNDDNTVTKRQIVTDKVVPDGVRIMSGLQEGDVIVTEGVNRLRDGQHVTVVDQEAAK, translated from the coding sequence ATGATAAGTACCTTATTACGTTCGGCTTTCTGGGGATTGCCGTTACTGCTGACCGGGTGTGGCCAGGAGCTGCCGTCTGAGTTAAAGGCGCCGCCGTCTGTAAGCGTCTATCGGGTGGGACTGGAGCAAAGCTCCCCGATTTTATCTTTTCCGGCCGTCGCGGCGGCGGCTGATAAATCTGTGCTGTCTTTTCGTCTTGCCGGTGAAGTGATCAAGGTCAACGTCAAGCCCGGTGAGTTTGTGAAAAAAGGCCAGCTGCTGGCGCAACTTGATCCGACCGATTACCAGTTGACGGTCAATGATGCGCAGGCGAAATTCAGTCTGGCGGACAGCCAGTATCGCCGCTCGGCAACACTGGTTAAGCAAGGCTATCTGGCTCAGTCGCAGTTCGATGAATTGGCTGCACAACGGCAAATTGCGCTGGCGAGGCTTAACCTTGCCAAGTTACGTCTGACATTCACTGCATTGCACGCCCCTTTCAGCGGGGTGATCTCTCGTGTACCTGTTGAACAGTTTGAAAACGTGCAGGTGGGCGAGGCTGTGATGAATATCCATAGCGCGACTGATGTGGATATCCTGATCCAGGCCCCGGACATGATTTACTCAAAAAGCACCGCCAGCCAAGTACAAAATAAGCGGCCGGGAACAAAAGTGATACTGGATGACGGGACAGAATATACCGCGTATCTGAAAGAGTTTACGACAGAGCCGGATCCTGAGCTCGGCTCATTCAAAGTCACACTCACCATGCCAATGCCTCAAGAGCAGTTCATTCTTGATGGCACTTCGGTCGAGGTAAAAGTGGACGGACAAAAAATACAGGTTTATCGCTCGGATGAAGCGGTGATTCCTCTGAGTGCCGTGTTCAATGAAGATGGCGATGCTATCAACCCTGCCAATAAATTCGTGTGGGTAGTCAATGACGATAATACAGTGACCAAGCGCCAGATTGTGACAGATAAAGTCGTCCCGGATGGTGTGCGTATTATGTCAGGGTTGCAGGAAGGCGACGTGATTGTGACTGAAGGCGTCAACCGCCTCCGTGATGGTCAGCATGTGACTGTTGTGGATCAGGAGGCTGCGAAATAA
- a CDS encoding efflux RND transporter periplasmic adaptor subunit, which produces MRFTLLALTLSVSVLTGCSEETKLVPEPVSRPVKLLTVEVGNSQSYRTFPAQVEAGDKAVLAFRVSGVLESVDVLDGQEVKKGQRLAQLKTDEFRLLVEQAKANYNLAQVQYKRNAELLKTNVVSELDFDQSTAARNQAKAELDKQEANLKYATLIAPYDGVVSISMANNYEYVTAKQPIMHIQSEGLLNVSFQLPQQLLNRMRSGDQTSAQVTFDTIPDQVFQANLKEIDTEADTKTSSYQVTLTMEKPVDQNLLPGMAAQVKVALPQTGTGVLPARTIVRENGSTYVWRVNEEGKISKVEVVLDEQSRVVSGLEDGAVIAASGVTELKEGQIVREWVKERGL; this is translated from the coding sequence ATGAGGTTCACTTTGCTGGCCCTGACGCTGTCGGTGAGCGTACTCACTGGCTGTAGTGAGGAAACAAAATTGGTGCCCGAGCCCGTATCCCGACCGGTTAAATTGCTTACTGTTGAAGTCGGTAACAGTCAGAGCTACCGGACATTTCCTGCCCAGGTGGAAGCCGGCGATAAGGCCGTACTGGCATTCAGAGTCTCGGGGGTACTGGAAAGTGTGGATGTTCTGGACGGGCAGGAAGTGAAAAAAGGCCAGCGATTGGCGCAACTGAAAACCGATGAGTTCAGGTTACTGGTTGAACAAGCCAAGGCCAACTACAACCTTGCTCAGGTACAGTACAAACGCAATGCTGAATTGCTGAAAACCAATGTCGTGTCTGAGTTGGATTTTGACCAGTCAACGGCGGCCAGAAATCAGGCGAAGGCAGAATTGGATAAACAGGAAGCTAACCTGAAATACGCGACTCTGATTGCGCCTTATGATGGGGTGGTCTCAATTTCCATGGCCAACAATTATGAGTATGTCACGGCGAAACAGCCCATTATGCATATTCAGAGTGAAGGGCTACTCAACGTCAGCTTCCAGTTGCCACAGCAATTGCTGAATCGGATGCGTTCTGGCGATCAGACCTCTGCTCAGGTGACTTTCGATACCATTCCGGATCAGGTGTTTCAGGCGAACCTGAAGGAAATTGACACCGAAGCCGATACCAAAACCTCCAGTTATCAGGTCACACTCACCATGGAAAAACCGGTTGACCAAAACTTACTCCCCGGTATGGCGGCGCAAGTCAAAGTAGCGTTGCCGCAAACAGGGACAGGCGTATTGCCTGCGCGGACGATTGTCAGGGAAAACGGCAGCACTTATGTGTGGCGAGTGAATGAGGAAGGCAAGATCAGCAAAGTTGAAGTGGTGCTGGATGAACAATCCCGTGTGGTGAGTGGATTGGAAGACGGTGCGGTGATTGCCGCCTCTGGTGTCACTGAGCTGAAAGAAGGTCAGATTGTTCGTGAATGGGTGAAGGAGCGGGGTCTCTGA
- a CDS encoding fumarate hydratase gives MTVIRKEDVISSVADALQYISYYHPLDFVQALEKAYHKEQSQAAKDAMAQILINSRMSAEGHRPICQDTGIVTCFVKIGMNVQWDSDLTVQEMIDEGVRQAYNNPINPLRASVVADPAGARINTKDNAPAVVHIDMVPGNEVEIQLAAKGGGSENKTKMVMLNPSDDIAEWVEKTVPLMGAGWCPPGMLGIGIGGTAEKAAVLAKESLMEAVDIHELIERGPQNAEEKLRLDIYDRVNKLGIGAQGLGGMTTVLDIKIKTAPTHAASKPVCMIPNCAATRHVHFTLDGSGPAELTPPKLEDWPEVTWEVGQNVRRVNVDNITREEIQQWKSGETVLLSGKILTGRDAAHKRIQEMLSSGQGLPEGVDFNNRFIYYVGPVDAVGDEAVGPAGPTTSTRMDKFTDMMLAETGLIGMIGKAERGPVAIESIKNHKAVYLMAVGGAAYLVAKAIKKSRVVAFEDLGMEAIYEFEVQDMPVTVAVDSDGVNAHQTGPDIWKVKIAEMDA, from the coding sequence ATGACCGTCATCCGTAAAGAAGATGTGATCAGCAGTGTGGCAGACGCGCTGCAATACATTTCCTACTACCATCCGCTGGATTTTGTGCAGGCTCTTGAAAAGGCTTACCACAAAGAGCAGAGCCAGGCCGCGAAAGATGCCATGGCACAGATTCTGATTAACTCTCGTATGTCCGCCGAAGGCCATCGTCCGATTTGCCAGGACACAGGTATTGTGACCTGTTTCGTGAAAATTGGTATGAACGTCCAGTGGGACAGCGATCTGACCGTTCAGGAAATGATCGATGAAGGCGTGCGTCAGGCGTACAACAACCCGATCAATCCTTTGCGGGCATCGGTTGTCGCGGATCCTGCCGGAGCGCGTATCAACACCAAAGATAATGCCCCTGCGGTTGTCCATATCGACATGGTGCCGGGTAACGAAGTGGAAATTCAGCTGGCAGCCAAGGGTGGCGGCTCAGAGAACAAAACCAAAATGGTGATGCTCAACCCGTCGGATGATATTGCGGAGTGGGTTGAAAAGACGGTGCCACTGATGGGCGCAGGCTGGTGTCCACCGGGTATGCTGGGTATCGGTATCGGCGGGACGGCTGAAAAAGCCGCGGTACTGGCCAAAGAGTCGCTGATGGAAGCGGTTGATATTCATGAGCTGATCGAGCGCGGCCCGCAAAATGCGGAAGAGAAACTGCGTCTGGATATCTATGATCGTGTCAACAAGCTGGGTATCGGTGCTCAGGGCCTTGGCGGCATGACCACAGTGCTGGATATCAAAATCAAGACAGCGCCAACGCATGCGGCCTCTAAACCGGTTTGTATGATTCCAAACTGTGCGGCAACCCGCCACGTGCATTTCACCCTGGACGGCAGTGGCCCGGCAGAACTGACACCGCCTAAGCTGGAAGACTGGCCGGAAGTGACCTGGGAAGTGGGCCAGAATGTGCGTCGTGTCAATGTCGACAACATCACCAGAGAGGAAATTCAGCAATGGAAGTCCGGTGAAACCGTTCTGTTGTCCGGTAAGATCCTGACAGGTCGTGATGCTGCCCATAAGCGGATTCAGGAAATGCTGAGCAGCGGCCAGGGCCTGCCGGAGGGCGTCGATTTCAACAACCGCTTCATTTACTACGTGGGCCCTGTGGATGCTGTGGGTGACGAAGCCGTGGGTCCAGCCGGTCCGACAACCTCCACGCGAATGGATAAATTTACCGACATGATGCTGGCGGAAACCGGCCTGATTGGCATGATTGGTAAAGCTGAGCGTGGTCCGGTTGCGATTGAATCGATCAAAAACCATAAAGCGGTCTACCTGATGGCTGTGGGTGGTGCGGCGTATCTGGTCGCGAAAGCGATCAAGAAATCGCGCGTTGTGGCCTTTGAAGATCTGGGTATGGAAGCTATCTATGAATTTGAAGTGCAGGATATGCCTGTCACGGTTGCTGTCGATTCAGACGGTGTGAATGCGCACCAGACCGGCCCGGATATCTGGAAAGTCAAAATCGCTGAAATGGATGCGTAA
- the pabB gene encoding aminodeoxychorismate synthase component 1 — protein sequence MKYSAASQLQVMHLDYSQNAILDWFGPLSAAPWAMLLRSAAHGHPDNRYDILVAKPLATLETRDGISVVTDPTGQQQSSDQDPFSLLHALQSELLPACPAIDDLPFTGGAVGYFAYDLGRQVEKIPTLAIQDIQAPDMAVGLYDWALIADHQTSQLTLVAPDTSARLQWLQAQRSTQSDQREPFRLTTEWQANMTLDSYTRKFNQVQDYLTAGDCYQINLAQRFNAGYQGDEWQAYRTLESQNGAPFSAFIRLDQAAVLSVSPERFLKLKDNKIETKPIKGTRPRSADPATDQANADDLKHAEKDRAENLMIVDLLRNDIGRVASPGTVRVPSLFAIESFPAVHHLVSTVTAELDPKQYAATDLLRACFPGGSITGAPKVRAMEIIEELEPHRRSVYCGSIGYISRCGQMDTSITIRTLITSETQIYAWAGGGVVADSEVQSEYQETLDKLSKILPIL from the coding sequence ATGAAATATTCTGCTGCCTCTCAACTCCAGGTCATGCATCTGGACTATAGCCAGAATGCAATTCTGGACTGGTTCGGACCACTTTCGGCCGCCCCTTGGGCCATGTTACTGCGCTCAGCGGCCCATGGTCATCCTGATAATCGTTATGACATTCTGGTTGCCAAGCCTCTGGCAACCCTTGAAACCCGAGACGGTATCAGTGTGGTCACGGATCCAACCGGCCAGCAACAGAGCTCAGATCAAGACCCGTTTTCCTTACTGCACGCGCTGCAGTCCGAATTGTTACCGGCCTGCCCTGCCATTGACGATCTACCTTTTACCGGTGGTGCTGTGGGGTATTTTGCCTATGATCTGGGCCGGCAGGTCGAGAAAATCCCAACCCTGGCCATTCAGGATATCCAAGCACCGGACATGGCCGTAGGCTTATATGACTGGGCGCTGATTGCGGATCATCAGACCAGCCAGCTGACTCTGGTGGCGCCGGATACCTCAGCGCGATTGCAGTGGCTGCAGGCACAGCGGTCCACTCAATCTGATCAGCGCGAACCCTTCCGGCTGACCACTGAGTGGCAGGCCAATATGACACTCGACAGCTATACCCGGAAATTCAATCAGGTGCAGGATTATCTGACTGCGGGTGACTGCTATCAGATTAATCTCGCGCAGCGTTTCAACGCCGGTTATCAGGGAGATGAATGGCAGGCTTACCGGACACTGGAAAGCCAGAATGGTGCGCCCTTTTCAGCCTTCATTCGTCTTGACCAGGCCGCGGTCTTGTCTGTGTCGCCGGAGCGTTTTCTGAAACTCAAAGACAATAAGATTGAAACCAAGCCGATCAAAGGCACCCGCCCGCGTTCAGCTGATCCGGCCACCGATCAGGCCAATGCCGATGATCTGAAACACGCAGAGAAAGACAGAGCAGAGAATTTGATGATTGTCGATCTGCTGCGCAACGATATCGGCCGGGTCGCATCACCGGGCACGGTGCGTGTCCCCAGCCTGTTTGCTATAGAAAGCTTTCCGGCCGTCCATCACTTGGTCAGTACCGTCACAGCCGAACTGGACCCCAAACAATACGCAGCAACCGATCTGCTCAGAGCCTGCTTTCCTGGCGGCTCGATCACGGGCGCACCGAAAGTTCGCGCGATGGAGATTATCGAGGAACTGGAACCACACAGACGCAGCGTTTACTGCGGCAGCATTGGTTATATCAGCCGCTGCGGCCAGATGGATACCAGCATCACCATCCGGACGCTGATTACGTCAGAGACACAGATTTATGCCTGGGCCGGCGGCGGCGTGGTGGCCGACAGTGAGGTTCAGAGCGAATATCAGGAAACGCTGGACAAGCTGAGCAAAATTCTGCCAATCTTATAG
- a CDS encoding CoA pyrophosphatase, which yields MLVQHHMLSRFLLAQPGQYDRSHQRRIQQLLPNSSRLKPAAVMIPLVARPDGYHVILTRRANHLKHHPGQVAFPGGRFETEDGELMNTAIRETQEEIGILCDKKDILGQLPALPTLSGYMVTPFLSTVAASYQPVLDPNEVDSLFEVPVTFLLNPRNMRTQRFTFKGKEHTIYAIPYQEYSIWGATAQIVKALSHQIWVDNR from the coding sequence ATGTTAGTTCAGCATCACATGCTCAGTCGCTTCCTGCTTGCCCAGCCCGGTCAGTATGACCGAAGCCATCAGAGACGCATCCAGCAACTGCTGCCCAACAGCAGTCGATTGAAGCCGGCAGCCGTGATGATTCCTCTGGTGGCAAGACCTGACGGCTATCATGTAATCCTGACCCGGCGGGCAAACCATCTGAAACACCACCCGGGTCAAGTCGCATTTCCCGGTGGACGTTTCGAAACTGAAGACGGCGAACTGATGAATACCGCCATCCGGGAAACACAGGAAGAGATCGGTATCCTGTGTGACAAGAAAGACATTCTGGGCCAATTACCTGCCCTCCCGACCCTCAGCGGTTATATGGTGACGCCATTTTTATCGACTGTTGCGGCCAGCTACCAGCCCGTACTCGATCCCAATGAGGTCGACAGCCTATTCGAAGTGCCGGTCACCTTCTTGCTCAATCCCCGCAATATGCGCACTCAGCGTTTTACCTTCAAAGGGAAAGAACACACCATTTATGCCATCCCGTATCAGGAATACTCCATTTGGGGTGCGACGGCTCAGATAGTCAAAGCCCTGTCGCATCAGATCTGGGTCGACAATCGCTGA